From a region of the Corallococcus coralloides DSM 2259 genome:
- a CDS encoding iron-containing redox enzyme family protein: MCKQPRHEQTAKMDWLDSLRHEARMLVHELDGTPGVRRLFEGRIRQDDYVHYLIQTYQYVRWSEGFFTESGERTKREGQNPALADLLFQKAREEKGHEQWLLKDLKALGWTEERVERAPICPAVRAYVEWNRFTTQSGVPTAFLGTAYVLEYLSVNRAPGSVDRLIAESGIPNIHKAVLFLKGHGAADGDHVADLETELRKLTSPEEQAALLLSARTTRTLFPKFFREP, translated from the coding sequence ATGTGCAAGCAGCCCAGGCATGAGCAGACGGCGAAGATGGACTGGCTGGACTCCCTGCGGCACGAGGCGCGGATGCTCGTGCATGAGCTGGATGGGACGCCGGGCGTCCGGCGCCTCTTCGAGGGGCGCATCCGCCAGGACGACTACGTCCACTACCTCATCCAGACGTACCAGTACGTGCGGTGGAGCGAGGGCTTCTTCACCGAGTCCGGCGAGCGCACGAAGCGCGAGGGCCAGAATCCCGCGCTCGCGGACCTGCTGTTCCAGAAGGCGCGCGAGGAGAAGGGCCATGAGCAGTGGTTGCTCAAGGACCTGAAGGCCCTGGGCTGGACGGAGGAGCGCGTGGAGCGCGCGCCCATCTGCCCCGCCGTGCGCGCCTACGTGGAGTGGAACCGCTTCACCACGCAGTCGGGCGTGCCCACCGCGTTCCTGGGCACGGCCTACGTGCTGGAGTATCTGTCCGTGAACCGGGCCCCAGGCTCCGTGGACCGGCTCATCGCGGAGAGCGGCATCCCCAACATCCACAAGGCCGTCCTCTTCCTCAAGGGCCACGGCGCCGCGGACGGCGACCACGTGGCGGACCTGGAGACGGAGCTGCGCAAGCTCACGTCCCCGGAGGAGCAGGCCGCGCTGCTCCTCTCCGCCCGCACCACGCGCACCCTGTTCCCGAAGTTCTTCCGGGAGCCCTGA
- a CDS encoding sigma-70 family RNA polymerase sigma factor has protein sequence MDPLIRSLKNHLGCTYDDANASAADAVFAYLRHPERFDAGRSTLWNFLSQIARRRAHDSYRSRTSRTRREKDPRTISEVHPSAPKDGVEGFAVVQQRLERLEERIRKAGLPQRDIAGIRVIFLHEGRVPAQEMAEALGLSHLPPGERLHQVRRHTERLRGLLRSLYMEDSDVDS, from the coding sequence ATGGACCCGCTCATCCGGTCACTGAAGAATCATCTGGGGTGCACGTATGACGACGCCAACGCCTCGGCCGCGGATGCCGTGTTCGCCTACCTCCGGCACCCCGAACGCTTTGACGCGGGTCGCTCCACCCTCTGGAACTTCCTGAGCCAGATTGCCAGGCGCCGGGCCCATGACAGCTACCGGTCGAGGACGTCGCGGACCCGCCGGGAAAAAGACCCACGAACGATTTCCGAAGTCCACCCATCGGCTCCGAAGGATGGCGTGGAGGGTTTCGCGGTGGTGCAGCAGAGACTGGAGCGACTGGAGGAACGCATCAGGAAGGCCGGGCTGCCGCAGCGCGACATCGCCGGCATCCGCGTCATCTTCCTCCACGAGGGCCGTGTCCCTGCCCAGGAGATGGCGGAGGCCCTGGGGTTGTCCCACCTCCCACCCGGTGAGCGGCTGCATCAGGTGAGACGCCACACCGAACGTCTGAGGGGGCTGCTGCGAAGCCTCTACATGGAGGATTCCGATGTCGACTCTTGA
- a CDS encoding GNAT family N-acetyltransferase: MSSLSCRVATAQRELDDALRIRYRVFGEEMRMLGPKRPRAPREADCFDTLRSTSHVVVYAGAEPVATARLLTPNAEVAAFADTVVGLDIEKKLDLSELVAPGRVFAETTRYCVTRSYRNSAVLRLQAGLYRESRRRGVTHWIAAANMETDSQEEADLYFLAAARRGWVSDGFRVRTREFPPPPAEPLAARLTVEDRAQAREGHLDALRMPPVLSLFADKMGARFIAPPHFDPAFNRFTVPLVAALDAIPQRTLNLFDSLDADAA; this comes from the coding sequence ATGTCTTCATTGAGTTGCCGTGTCGCCACCGCGCAGCGCGAACTGGATGACGCGCTCCGCATCCGTTACCGGGTTTTTGGCGAGGAGATGCGGATGCTGGGGCCCAAGCGGCCCCGGGCCCCGCGCGAAGCGGACTGCTTCGACACGCTCCGCAGCACCTCTCACGTCGTCGTCTACGCGGGCGCCGAGCCGGTGGCGACCGCCCGGCTGTTGACGCCCAACGCGGAGGTGGCGGCCTTCGCGGACACGGTCGTGGGCCTGGACATCGAGAAGAAGCTGGACCTGTCGGAGCTCGTCGCGCCGGGCCGCGTGTTCGCGGAGACCACGCGCTACTGCGTCACCCGGAGCTACCGGAACTCCGCCGTGCTGCGCCTCCAGGCCGGCCTGTACCGCGAGAGCCGCAGGCGCGGCGTCACCCACTGGATCGCCGCCGCGAACATGGAGACGGACAGCCAGGAGGAGGCGGACCTCTACTTCCTCGCCGCCGCGCGCCGGGGCTGGGTGAGCGACGGCTTCCGCGTGCGGACCCGGGAGTTTCCCCCGCCGCCCGCGGAGCCCCTGGCGGCCCGGCTCACCGTGGAGGATCGCGCCCAGGCCCGCGAGGGCCACCTGGACGCCCTGCGCATGCCGCCCGTGCTGTCGCTGTTCGCGGACAAGATGGGCGCGCGCTTCATCGCGCCGCCGCACTTCGATCCCGCCTTCAACCGCTTCACCGTGCCGCTCGTCGCCGCGCTGGATGCCATTCCGCAGCGGACGCTGAACCTCTTCGACTCGCTGGACGCCGACGCCGCCTGA
- a CDS encoding bifunctional aspartate transaminase/aspartate 4-decarboxylase gives MTEQTPEAPGAPSERKLHRLSPFELKGALLPVADEAVKTREAVMLNAGRGNPNWIATTPREAFFLLGQFALAESRRAWDVPEVGLAGMPRSPGIARRLQDFLEASDDEPAVELLRGALTYGVHTLGFNPDRFVWELTDAVIGDNYPVPDRMLAHGERIVQEYLAQELFAGRPPSGRFDLFAVEGGTAAMTYLFHSLMVNGLLRKGDTLALGAPLFTPYLEIPRLEEFSLRTVDILQSATSKDGRLTWQYPDAELRKLEDPRVKAFFVVNPSNPGAVAMRKESVHKLVELVRKRRPDLLIITDDVYGTFVNGFRSLAADLPRNTLLVYSYSKHFGCTGWRLGVVALHEDNILDEALAKQPASERALLEARYGAISLHPGRLKFIDRMVADSRAVALSHTAGLSLPQQLQMTLFSLFAVLDKDGAYKKYCQRICQDRLQALFEGMGIPLHEDPLRTAYYQTLDLEAWCREHIGEDFVRFIKDHHDPLELVFTLARRHGVVLLNGSGIDGPPWSARVSLANLEDTAYPRIGRDLQEEVRRAIDAWKKAGGDLH, from the coding sequence ATGACCGAGCAGACGCCCGAGGCCCCGGGAGCCCCTTCCGAACGCAAGCTCCACAGGCTCAGCCCCTTCGAGCTGAAGGGCGCGCTGCTCCCGGTCGCGGACGAGGCCGTGAAGACCCGCGAGGCCGTGATGCTCAACGCCGGCCGGGGCAATCCCAACTGGATTGCCACCACGCCGCGCGAGGCCTTCTTCCTCCTGGGGCAGTTCGCGCTCGCGGAGAGCCGGCGGGCGTGGGACGTCCCCGAGGTGGGGCTCGCGGGCATGCCCCGGTCCCCGGGCATCGCCAGACGCCTGCAGGACTTCCTGGAGGCCAGCGATGACGAGCCCGCCGTGGAGCTGTTGCGCGGCGCGCTGACGTACGGGGTGCATACGCTCGGCTTCAACCCGGACCGGTTCGTCTGGGAGCTCACGGACGCCGTCATCGGGGACAACTATCCGGTGCCGGACCGGATGCTCGCCCACGGTGAGCGCATCGTGCAGGAGTACCTGGCGCAGGAGCTGTTCGCGGGACGGCCGCCGTCCGGGCGCTTCGATTTGTTCGCGGTGGAGGGCGGCACCGCCGCGATGACCTACCTCTTCCACTCCCTGATGGTGAATGGCCTCTTGCGCAAGGGAGACACCCTCGCGCTGGGCGCGCCCCTCTTCACGCCCTACCTGGAGATTCCCCGCCTGGAGGAGTTCAGCCTGCGCACGGTGGACATCCTTCAGAGCGCCACCTCGAAGGATGGCCGCCTCACCTGGCAGTACCCGGACGCGGAGCTGCGCAAGCTGGAGGACCCGCGCGTCAAGGCGTTCTTCGTCGTCAACCCATCCAACCCGGGCGCGGTGGCGATGCGGAAGGAGTCCGTCCACAAGCTGGTGGAGCTGGTGCGCAAGCGCCGGCCGGACCTGTTGATCATCACCGATGATGTCTACGGCACGTTCGTCAACGGCTTCCGCTCGCTGGCCGCGGACCTGCCGCGCAACACGCTGCTGGTGTACTCGTACTCCAAGCACTTCGGATGCACGGGCTGGCGGTTGGGCGTGGTGGCGCTCCACGAGGACAACATCCTGGATGAGGCGCTGGCGAAGCAGCCCGCGTCGGAGCGCGCGCTGCTGGAGGCGCGGTATGGCGCCATCTCCCTGCACCCGGGGCGGCTGAAGTTCATCGACCGGATGGTGGCGGACAGCCGGGCCGTGGCGCTGAGCCACACGGCGGGCCTGTCGCTGCCGCAGCAACTCCAGATGACGTTGTTCTCGCTGTTCGCGGTGTTGGACAAGGACGGCGCCTACAAGAAGTACTGCCAGCGCATCTGCCAGGACCGGCTCCAGGCCCTGTTCGAAGGCATGGGCATCCCGCTGCATGAGGACCCGCTGCGCACGGCCTACTACCAGACGCTCGACCTGGAAGCGTGGTGCCGCGAGCACATTGGCGAGGACTTCGTCCGCTTCATCAAGGACCACCACGACCCGCTGGAACTCGTCTTCACGCTGGCCCGGCGCCACGGCGTGGTGCTGCTCAACGGCAGTGGCATTGACGGACCTCCCTGGTCGGCCCGTGTGTCATTGGCGAACCTGGAGGACACCGCGTACCCACGGATTGGCCGGGACCTCCAGGAGGAGGTGCGCCGCGCCATCGATGCGTGGAAGAAGGCCGGCGGGGACCTGCACTGA